The following proteins are encoded in a genomic region of Saccharopolyspora antimicrobica:
- a CDS encoding RNA polymerase sigma factor encodes MSVEDLLRELAPQVLAALVRRHGVFDSCEDAVQEALIAAALQWPDEGVPENPGGWLHTVATRKLVDQIRSDTARRRREDALATPQSALLGAAPDVVDHDDSLALLFLCCHPALSGPSKIALTLRAVGGLTTAQIAAAFLVPEATMAQRISRAKQSIRGLALAMPEEQHEVRLAEVRHVLYLIFNEGYTATGGADLTAPELSTEAIRLTRMLHRLVPDDAETAGLLALMLLTDARRPARTGPHGELIPLAEQNRAVWNRELIAEGIELISRTLPRGQAGPYQLQAAIAAVHDEAADAENTDWPQILALYDILEQFGPNPVVTLNRAVAVAEVHGPATALELLETLESDKRTARHHRLLATRAHLLERLGQHEAAAEAYREAARRTTSAPERRYLTDQAKRLGGR; translated from the coding sequence GTGAGCGTCGAGGACCTGCTGCGCGAGTTGGCGCCGCAGGTCCTCGCCGCGCTCGTCCGCCGGCACGGTGTCTTCGACTCGTGCGAGGACGCCGTGCAGGAGGCGTTGATCGCTGCGGCCCTCCAGTGGCCGGACGAGGGCGTGCCGGAGAACCCGGGCGGGTGGCTCCACACCGTTGCAACCCGCAAGCTGGTCGACCAGATCCGCAGCGACACGGCACGGCGGCGTCGCGAGGACGCTCTCGCCACACCGCAGTCCGCGCTGCTCGGCGCAGCCCCGGATGTGGTCGATCACGACGACTCGTTGGCGCTGCTGTTCTTGTGCTGCCACCCGGCGCTGTCCGGGCCGAGCAAGATCGCGCTGACCTTGCGCGCGGTCGGCGGTCTGACCACGGCCCAGATCGCCGCCGCGTTCCTGGTGCCCGAAGCGACGATGGCGCAGCGCATCAGCCGCGCGAAGCAGAGCATCAGGGGCTTGGCGCTCGCGATGCCCGAGGAGCAACACGAGGTGCGGCTGGCCGAGGTGCGGCACGTGCTGTACCTGATCTTCAACGAGGGCTACACGGCCACGGGCGGTGCGGACCTGACGGCCCCGGAGTTGTCCACCGAAGCGATCCGCCTCACCCGCATGCTGCACCGCCTGGTGCCCGACGACGCGGAAACCGCAGGTCTGCTGGCTCTGATGCTGCTGACGGACGCCCGTCGACCGGCCCGAACCGGCCCGCACGGCGAACTGATCCCGCTGGCCGAGCAAAATCGTGCTGTCTGGAACCGCGAGCTGATCGCGGAGGGCATCGAACTGATCAGCCGGACCCTGCCGCGCGGCCAGGCAGGCCCGTACCAGCTGCAAGCCGCGATCGCGGCGGTGCACGACGAAGCAGCGGACGCGGAGAACACGGACTGGCCGCAGATCCTGGCCCTGTACGACATCTTGGAGCAGTTCGGCCCGAACCCGGTGGTCACCCTCAACCGAGCGGTCGCGGTAGCCGAAGTCCACGGCCCGGCAACGGCGCTCGAACTCCTGGAAACCCTGGAATCGGACAAGCGCACGGCCCGCCACCACCGCCTCCTGGCCACCCGCGCCCACCTGCTCGAACGGCTCGGCCAGCACGAAGCGGCAGCGGAGGCGTACCGCGAAGCGGCCCGCCGAACGACCAGCGCACCCGAACGCCGCTACCTCACCGACCAGGCGAAACGCCTTGGTGGGCGATAG
- a CDS encoding DUF397 domain-containing protein, translating into MNSFSWRKSSYSQPNGNCVEVGSLSGGAAVRDTKDRDGGYFVTTPAQWSSFVSAIKHGRFER; encoded by the coding sequence ATGAACTCCTTTTCCTGGCGAAAGTCCAGCTACAGCCAGCCGAACGGCAACTGCGTCGAGGTGGGGTCGTTATCCGGTGGGGCTGCTGTTCGGGACACCAAGGACCGGGACGGCGGGTACTTCGTGACGACGCCCGCGCAGTGGTCGTCGTTCGTCTCCGCCATCAAGCACGGGCGCTTCGAGCGCTGA
- a CDS encoding helix-turn-helix domain-containing protein: MPVDTNGVTPRARALAAAIRSVREQSGISGRELSRRLGLSHGTVSHWETGRRVPTPEDVASLLTAAGVTGKEKQRLIELARHASEPNWLTVGMPGIPHQLAGAVECERSASSIVEWAPLGLPGLLQTPDYARTISVAAGISPQDVEQRVTLRIARREVITRRDPVTFTALIGEDALRDHIGSPETMTEQLNYLLELGARDNITLYVVPPRIGWHPGLSGPFVLYEFPDAPSVVHFEHYSSGAFVPDIDDVQAYREAVDSIRKVALSPAATAKRIMKILDETEHTR, encoded by the coding sequence GTGCCTGTAGACACCAATGGCGTGACACCACGCGCTCGCGCGCTTGCCGCTGCCATCCGCTCTGTACGGGAGCAATCCGGCATCAGCGGACGCGAGTTGAGCAGACGACTTGGCCTGAGCCATGGAACGGTGTCGCACTGGGAAACCGGGCGTCGGGTCCCAACGCCGGAAGACGTGGCCTCACTGCTGACCGCTGCCGGAGTCACCGGCAAGGAAAAGCAGCGATTGATCGAGCTGGCGCGGCATGCCAGTGAACCGAACTGGCTTACCGTTGGCATGCCAGGGATTCCGCACCAGCTCGCTGGCGCTGTGGAGTGCGAGCGGTCAGCGTCATCGATCGTTGAGTGGGCACCGTTGGGACTTCCTGGGCTACTGCAAACGCCCGACTATGCAAGAACTATTTCTGTAGCTGCAGGAATTTCACCGCAGGACGTTGAACAACGCGTGACTCTGCGCATAGCGCGCCGAGAAGTAATCACACGCAGAGATCCTGTCACGTTCACCGCACTGATCGGCGAAGACGCTCTTCGTGATCACATCGGATCTCCTGAAACCATGACCGAGCAGCTCAACTACCTGCTTGAACTTGGCGCTCGTGACAACATCACCCTGTACGTGGTGCCACCCAGGATCGGTTGGCATCCTGGGCTTAGCGGGCCCTTCGTTCTCTACGAGTTTCCAGACGCTCCGTCGGTGGTCCACTTCGAGCATTACAGCTCCGGAGCGTTCGTCCCTGACATTGATGACGTACAGGCGTACAGAGAAGCTGTGGATAGCATCCGCAAGGTTGCTCTAAGCCCAGCTGCAACAGCAAAACGCATCATGAAGATCCTCGACGAGACGGAGCACACACGATGA